From the Lolium rigidum isolate FL_2022 chromosome 2, APGP_CSIRO_Lrig_0.1, whole genome shotgun sequence genome, one window contains:
- the LOC124688891 gene encoding uncharacterized protein LOC124688891, which translates to MKNGRRRRNKSARNEAATATGSSDMISKLPDDLLLNILERVDTLDAIRTCILSKRMLKLPAMFSRFDIDIASIARHTDESCGFTLRDVVRINGAVADVTENIMFGRSRDITIRKLRVRFILRRYDCLSIGTSVGRAMATNKVEAAEFEILTEKVHEGCTPADLLNFATQFNTFLGASPDAFAGLTCLRLRNMRFGESGIPNILSTCKCLKSLHLTYCDSGINYVLQVEHDQLVEFFIDYGHFQKVELVCLPKLERASYNNWVSCEDPLSFGFVPRLSKLSLTKAGTRSHKTLELSQLLADVPSITEMHLDFESEKIWVLPECPTLLAPVLGKLQFVNLDNLPEGCDIDWTMFILEAAPSVKELCISVRDHWCTIVTDKKLRQEYGYLDKANVAWKPSASNFKHKNLAKLTIYGFQLDDNFVRYISCSLEFGDGLVSCGSFLVLSELGHAMWSCVVHFCS; encoded by the exons ATGAAGAATGGTCGCCGCAGACGCAAT AAATCAGCTCGCAACGAAGCCGCCACTGCTACGGGGAGCAGCGACATGATCAGCAAGCTGCCCGATGACCTCTTGCTCAACATACTGGAGAGGGTGGACACCCTCGACGCGATAAGGACATGCATCCTATCCAAGCGAATGCTCAAGCTCCCGGCCATGTTCTCGCGATTCGACATAGATATTGCTTCCATTGCACGACACACTGATGAATCTTGTGGTTTCACCCTTCGGGATGTGGTCCGCATCAATGGCGCCGTGGCTGATGTCACTGAAAACATCATGTTTGGGAGAAGCAGGGATATCACCATCCGcaagctgcgcgtgaggttcatCCTCAGGCGCTATGACTGTCTCTCCATCGGCACATCTGTTGGCCGTGCAATGGCAACCAACAAGGTTGAGGCAGCAGAGTTTGAGATCCTTACGGAGAAGGTTCACGAGGGTTGCACGCCGGCTGATCTGCTCAACTTTGCGACACAGTTCAATACTTTTCTTGGTGCTTCTCCAGATGCATTCGCTGGCCTTACCTGCCTGCGGCTGAGGAATATGAGGTTTGGTGAATCTGGCATTCCCAACATCCTCAGCACTTGCAAGTGCTTGAAGTCTTTGCACTTAACCTACTGTGACTCTGGGATAAATTATGTGCTACAAGTTGAACATGATCAACTCGTTGAGTTTTTTATCGACTATGGACATTTTCAAAAAGTGGAGCTCGTCTGTCTACCGAAACTCGAACGGGCGAGCTATAATAATTGGGTCTCTTGTGAGGATCCTCTGTCTTTTGGCTTCGTCCCACGGCTTTCAAAGCTAAGCCTCACGAAAGCTGGGACTCGTTCACACAAGACCCTAGAGTTAAGTCAGCTCCTTGCTGATGTTCCCTCCATAACCGAAATGCATCTGGATTTTGAAAGTGAAAAG ATTTGGGTTCTACCAGAATGCCCAACATTGCTTGCTCCTGTGCTCGGCAAACTACAGTTTGTGAATCTGGACAATCTTCCTGAAGGCTGTGATATTGATTGGACAATGTTTATCCTTGAAGCTGCACCATCAGTAAAAGAGCTATGCATCTCAGTACGGGATCATTGGTGCACCATTGTGACAGACAAGAAGCTTCGACAGGAATATGGCTACCTCGACAAAGCTAACGTGGCGTGGAAGCCATCTGCTTCTAACTTCAAGCACAAGAACCTGGCTAAGCTTACCATTTACGGCTTCCAACTTGACGACAATTTCGTGCGATACATCAGTTGCAGCCTAGAGTTTGGGGATGGCCTGGTCTCATGTGGTTCATTCCTAGTCCTAAGTGAATTAGGACATGCAATGTGGTCTTGTGTGGTTCACTTCTGTTCCTAG
- the LOC124688893 gene encoding F-box/FBD/LRR-repeat protein At1g13570-like, translating into MAAAVLHVLRWFPGGEAIARAKHSFLSCSDAEGGYEDRISALHDHLLHHILSRLPAKDAARTAALASRWRHLWRSTPLVFHDHHLLPSRDRAHVAAVARVLAAHPGPFRTVSIGYCDFGCHDRELAEWPRLLAAKGVQDLALVNMPADFERLPAVPADVLRCDTFRRLLLGFWKFPNAGADLPAGGADGFPHLWELIMFGNEMPGGRDLDHLLARCPVLHTFAVSLSKMFQRVHLRNQSFRCVLLWHCFVEEVAVMDSPLLERLILWEIVVGEDFSVPVRVKIAAGVPKLQVLGYLEPRLHQLQIGDIVIKPDTMASPSTMVPSVKILALKVNFGVLKEVKMLASILRCFPNVDTLHIESVIGADGPTGKHNAKFWRGLCLPIKCVTSRVKKMFIHEFHGHRSEIEFLKFAARSAEKLGALLVGVTEEIQASARKLSEATAKVAAVSRTWACGECIVLVLGPRVDDVWSFRKASDLSVKDPFH; encoded by the exons ATGGCCGCCGCCGTCCTGCACGTGCTGCGGTGGTTCCCCGGAGGCGAGGCCATCGCCAGGGCCAAGCACTCCTTCCTCTCCTGCTCCGACGCCGAGGGCGGTTACGAGGACCGCATCAGCGCCCTCcacgaccacctcctccaccacatcctgtCCCGCCTCCCCGCCAAGGACGCCGCCCGCACCGCCGCGCTCGCCTCCCGCTGGCGCCACCTATGGCGCTCCACGCCGCTCGTCTTCcacgaccaccacctcctcccgtcCCGCGACCGCGCccacgtcgccgccgtcgcccgcgtcCTCGCCGCCCACCCGGGCCCCTTCCGCACCGTCAGTATCGGCTACTGCGACTTCGGCTGCCACGACCGCGAGCTCGCCGAGTGGCCGCGACTCCTCGCCGCCAAGGGCGTCCAGGACCTCGCCCTCGTCAACATGCCCGCCGACTTCGAGCGCCTCCCTGCCGTCCCGGCCGACGTCCTCCGCTGCGACAccttccgccgcctcctcctgggCTTCTGGAAGTTCCCCAACGCTGGCGCCGATCTACCCGCTGGTGGCGCGGACGGGTTCCCGCACCTCTGGGAGCTCATCATGTTCGGCAACGAGATGCCCGGCGGCCGTGACCTCGACCACCTGCTCGCCCGCTGCCCCGTTCTTCACACCTTCGCCGTCTCTCTCAGCAAGATGTTCCAGCGCGTCCACCTCCGCAACCAGAGCTTCAGGTGCGTGCTCCTCTGGCATTGCTTCGTGGAGGAGGTCGCCGTCATGGACTCCCCGCTCCTGGAGCGCCTCATTCTGTGGGAAATCGTTGTCGGCGAAGACTTCTCGGTGCCTGTGAGGGTAAAGATTGCTGCTGGCGTGCCCAAGCTGCAGGTGCTCGGCTACCTGGAGCCAAGACTTCACCAGCTGCAGATTGGGGACATTGTCATCAAG CCTGACACCATGGCGAGCCCCAGCACCATGGTTCCAAGCGTCAAGATACTGGCCTTGAAGGTCAACTTTGGTGTCTTGAAGGAGGTCAAGATGCTGGCCAGCATCCTCAGATGCTTTCCCAATGTTGACACCCTGCACATCGAG TCTGTCATCGGTGCCGATGGACCCACTGGAAAGCACAATGCCAAGTTCTGGCGAGGTCTCTGTCTTCCCATCAAATGTGTCACATCGCGAGTCAAGAAGATGTTCATCCATGAATTCCATGGGCACCGGAGCGAGATTGAATTCCTCAAGTTCGCTGCAAGGAGTGCAGAGAAGCTGGGCGCTTTGCTCGTCGGTGTCACTGAGGAGATACAAGCTTCAGCGCGTAAGTTGAGTGAGGCGACTGCCAAAGTGGCGGCTGTATCACGAACATGGGCCTGCGGCGAGTGTATCGTTCTGGTGTTGGGGCCTAGAGTGGACGACGTTTGGAGCTTTCGCAAAGCATCAGATCTCTCTGTCAAGGACCCTTTCCACTGA